The DNA sequence GGTGGAGATAATGTAGTCGCCACATATATTTCTCGGTTTTTATCATCCAAGAAGAAGGATTTTGAGCCTCCCTGTAGAAATAGATCATCAACAACTTAATCAATCAGTTTTACAATCACTTTATAGCTTCTTTTACAGATAAATTTAGATTGAACGAGCCGAGTTTTCGAGTTTACTATTATTGCGATAGAGCAAGCGATTGATGGGTGATTTATGCGATCTAGAATCTTCGGAGGTAATTCCATTAACGTCGGCATCTATAACCGAAACCTAGTCTTTGAGGTAATAAGATCCAGGGGGCCGATCAGCCGGGCAGAGATAGCTAGGGCTACGAATCTTACTACCGCCGCCATCACGAATATAGTCAGAGCATTGGTAGCGGATGGCTTCGTTGAGGAAATCGGACCGGGGGAGTCTTCAGGTGGGAGAAAGCCGGGATTGTTACAGGTCAGAAAGGGTTCTCGCTATTCCCTGGCTGCAGACCTGGCGGGAACGAATCTCTCTGTGGCTCTTACGACCATAACTGGCGAAATCGTTGCTCGGGTGGAAAAGAATATGCCGGCCGACAGCGGGCAAGCGGTCGACGCGCTCATAGAGGCTATTGGAGAACTCAGGAAGGCAAATGGGGTGGATCCTGCAAAAATAGTAGGTATAGGCGTGACCACTCCCGGCCTTATTGATAGAGCAACAGGCACTGTCATCAAGTCAGTTCGTCTTGGCTGGTATGGAGTTCCGCTCAAAGCCATTCTTGAAAATGCGCTTGACTTTCCCGTTTTCATTGGGAAGGATACAGAGTCCGCTATCCTTGGAGAACAGTGGTATGGGATAGGCAGAGGAGTGGATAATCTCATTTACGTGTGGGTCGGGACTGGTATAGCAATCGGGATTCTGCTCAATGGTCAGGTCTATACGGGTTCTACTGGGATGGCAGGTGAGTTTGGACATACTAGCATTCAGGCCGACGGGACCAGGTGCCGCTGCGGTAACGAGGGATGCCTCGAGGGACTGGCAGGACTCGAGGCGATTTCAGAACGCGCCAAGGGGGCTCTGATGCAGGGGGCAAGGAGTTCAATCCCTGGAATGACTCTTGATCCTAACATTGGTTCTCCGGCGCGGATTGCGCCTATGTCGGTCCTGGATGCTGCAGCGGCTGGTGATCCCGTCGCAATAGAAATTGTCGAGGATGCCGGTCGCAAACTCGGGATCGGGGTTGCCAACTTGATAAACATATTCAATCCGCAGGTGATATTGATTGGCGGCCAGATCAGGCCAAAAGATGAGAGGTTTATTGCCGAGGTCAAGAGGGTGGCCAAGCAACGCGCCCTTGCTGAGATCGCAAGCGCTGTTACTATCGACGTATCGCATCTCGGCCGAGACGCTGGACTTATGGGTGGAACCGCATTGGTCTGGAGAAATCTGTTTGGAACTGCATAGACCGTCACGGCGATCTATGGCTGGCATCGTCATGTGGAGAAAATGGCAACGGTCCATTCCCATGGTATCATGAAGACCTGGGGCCGATGGCGCACCAGGATTTAATAGGGAGGCGAGGTCTTTGAAAAAGGGCATAAATCAATGGTCATTTCCCGCTTCAACGAGTGTTTCCGATTGTCTGAGACTTGCGGAGAAGGCTGGCTTTGAAGGGCTTGAACTGTGTCTTGAGGAGAAAGGAGAATTCTCTCTCGATACCTCTCCAGAATATGTGTCGAAACTTGCGCAGGCTGCGCGTGATATTGGCATAGAGGTGCCATCTGTGGCTACAGGTCTTTATTGGAAGTACTCTCCTACATCCTCAGATCAAGCGGTGCGGGCAAAGGCCTTGGAGATCGCAAAGCGGCAAATAGAATTCGCGTCTATCCTTGGGGCTGACACG is a window from the Bacillota bacterium genome containing:
- a CDS encoding ROK family transcriptional regulator translates to MRSRIFGGNSINVGIYNRNLVFEVIRSRGPISRAEIARATNLTTAAITNIVRALVADGFVEEIGPGESSGGRKPGLLQVRKGSRYSLAADLAGTNLSVALTTITGEIVARVEKNMPADSGQAVDALIEAIGELRKANGVDPAKIVGIGVTTPGLIDRATGTVIKSVRLGWYGVPLKAILENALDFPVFIGKDTESAILGEQWYGIGRGVDNLIYVWVGTGIAIGILLNGQVYTGSTGMAGEFGHTSIQADGTRCRCGNEGCLEGLAGLEAISERAKGALMQGARSSIPGMTLDPNIGSPARIAPMSVLDAAAAGDPVAIEIVEDAGRKLGIGVANLINIFNPQVILIGGQIRPKDERFIAEVKRVAKQRALAEIASAVTIDVSHLGRDAGLMGGTALVWRNLFGTA